The following are encoded together in the Onychostoma macrolepis isolate SWU-2019 chromosome 03, ASM1243209v1, whole genome shotgun sequence genome:
- the dexi gene encoding dexamethasone-induced protein homolog yields the protein MTHSVYYRLDSVESLINELPYMFYLGLFFVNVLILYYAFLMEYIVLNVGIVFLPEDMDQALVDLGVLSDPASIPYDTDTELDVFEGYLE from the coding sequence ATGACCCACTCCGTTTACTATCGCTTAGATTCAGTGGAATCGCTAATCAACGAGCTTCCATATATGTTTTATCTCGGCCTGTTTTTTGTCAATGTCTTAATACTCTACTATGCCTTTTTAATGGAATACATAGTCCTAAATGTAGGGATAGTATTCCTGCCAGAGGATATGGACCAGGCACTGGTGGATTTGGGTGTACTTTCTGACCCAGCCTCAATTCCATACGACACAGACACGGAGCTGGATGTTTTTGAGGGATATCTGGAATAA